In the Rhododendron vialii isolate Sample 1 chromosome 2a, ASM3025357v1 genome, CACCCCCTTAACAATCACGTTTTGTCAACATCATCCCCTctagtaaaaaatcaatcaacaTCACCCCCTCTGCCCAAATCTATTAACAGACGTTAATATTTTGGACGGAAAAGAGGTAAAAGTCTACTATACCCTAAACCCAGGcaatccaaaccctaaacccaactGATCGACAGAGCACTTGTTTGAAACTCTAAATCCAACTGATCGAACCCTAAACCCATGGTGTATGAGAAGGGGAATTCGAATTTCTGGGTTGGGGTTGGGTGCATAcccagggccggctcataagttttggaggtcgGAAGCGAAGTCTTTGAATAAGGCctccctatatttttcatagACAAGTTGGTCTACAAAGAGTTTCAtaaaaaaaccattacaaaagatttaccattacaaaatataagCATATAGTTATCCCAAAAAAACGCAACCATTATaatatatatcaaaattcatcATTTAAAAATTAGTATTCTCATACTTTTTGCTGCAAACGTACTAATTAAGTCTCCATAGTCAAACTGCTTCACCAACTCCTTCTCGATGGACAATATAGccaatttatttaatttttcttgagaaattttttgataAACTCATTCGGGAAACAACCATCCATTGTCTTCAAGTAATTTAACACATCAATTGACCTTATTGTATCTTTTGGCAAAACATCCTTCAAGACTTTTAATTCTGAAAATGAATCTCTCCCATCAatacatgcatacatacatatatacatacatatatatatatatacatatatatatatatatatatacatatagaggaattttcaagtgagggatccctcattttaacaaaatgaaggactttcatttttcgatcaaattttgaaaatccgaaccgttcaatgtgtgcagaacgtaattttaagggtccccgagagaaatcagcaaaaaaaatgaccgggaagggcgtcatccgagcaattttttttgaaccgttcaatgaaaactgctcggatgaagcccttcccggtcatttttttgctgatttctcacagggacccttaaaatcacgttctgatcactttgagcggctcggatcatcgaaattcaatcgggaaggggagtcctgcattttaataaaatgagggatccctcaccgaaacctaactctatatatgtgtgtgtgtgtgtgtgtgtgtgtgtgtacaggGGTCCTAGAATTTTGGGGGCCCTCTAAAAATTTTGGGGGCCTAAAGCACATGCTTCTTGTGCTTCTATTCTCAGCCGGCCCTGTGCATATGTgtggaggagaggagaggagatgagatgagatgagagaaAGAAGAACTGGGTATGGAGTTGAGGGAGAAGGGATAGATCTGGTATGGAGTTAAGGGAGAAGGGGAGAAATCAGGGTTGGGTAGGAACAGAGAAAGCGGAAAAAGGGATTGGTAAGGGTTATATATAAATACCCCAAGGCTTAACTCTCCCACCAATGTGAAGGGcattttagggttagaatttCATTTTCAGTCTAACTTATCAACTTTTCGTCCAAAATATTAATATCTGTTAACAGATTTCGACGAAGGGGGTGAAGTTGATTGCAAATGAAAGTTGAAGGGTTGATGTTGATTGGTTACTTTAGGGAGTGATTGATGTTGACAAAACGTGATAGTTGATCGAGGAGGTGTTCTTGAAATtaagtcttttttattttgtaatagCACACACGCCTAGCATTTGTTATATTCAAGTGGCCTAAGTTTTCTTTCCCCTCTGAAGTGCTGCAGAGAAATGTGATATGAGGCATAGTTACACTGAAAAAGAAGCTAGATTGACCAATACTACAGACACACTTTCAAAACACTAATTTACTGACTTTTCGAGCTAGATTTTAATTGTGTATCTTACTGATCTTGAGCAAATTTACTGcccgagcaatttttttttctcgaaatATTAGGCTGATTGCATGTTAATAGTACGAAATATATGTATTGATGATGTCCCAATCTGGTATAGTCAAATTCGATTCTTGATGCACAAATGTGGAATAAGCCACAATTCTAAGTACAATCTATGTGATTACAACAAATAAATGACATCAGCATGACCAAAGCCCTAGGGTTTCATGTAGAGTACCACATAGACATGTATGTCCATGCCTGTAACTATGCATTGGATACTCCTAATGCACCAGTACCACTAGCACTGTGTTTAGTCATGAACATCTATGGATGTCCAACTATATATGGACGCGTGACCATATGACCGGAGTGGCGCAGTGGTAGTCACATGATAGCTAAGTATTTCAAAGCCTTTAGTTTGATTTGACTCCAGCTACGTCTTATCAATTTTGGTTCATATGAGTCTTTCTCGACTTTGATTAAGTACCCAACTAGTACAAGGATGGAAAGATTGGTCCTCCCAAATACTCAATCCATTGGGTGGACACCGTACATGTTTACTTCTTGGTTAACCCTATATGATATATTAGTTTGATTTGACCCCAGCTGCGTCCTATCAATTCGGTCCATATGAGTCTTTCTCGACTTTGATTGAGCATCTGACTAGTACGAGGATGGTAAGATTGGTCCGCCAAATACTCGGTCCATTGGGGTGTACACTGTACATGTTTAGTTCTTGATTAACCCTATATATTTGTAGTCCTAATCTCAACCCACCAAATCCACTTCCCTAATTGCTTCTCAAAAACAGTTTAAAGAGAACATGAGTAGAGGTGGAAGCTTTGGTGGTGGGCAAAGTTCTTTGGGGTATCTCTTTGGGTCTGATGAGCAGAAAACCCCACCTCCACCCTCACCTTCAGCAGTCTGCATACCTCCGTATGGGATCGAAACCCCACCGGAAAAGCAGCCGGAAAAGCCTTCTCCTCCCGGAAAGCAAAGCACCGACGACGTGTCCGACTCCAACAACTATCCCAGAGCACAAGGGCAGAATTCTGGAAACTTCATAACTGTAAGTGAATGTTTTAATCAcataattttacatttttagaaagaaaaaaaaaactgaacttTTCTCAAACGTTATattttgcgttatcaataaagTGACTGTTGATTAACTTAatgggttttattttttattttttagggtCGTCCATCGACAAAAGTGAAGTCTGTTCCTGGTGGAGATTCTTCTCTTGGGTACTTGTTTGGAGATCAAAAGTGATGTTTGTTTTCTCAAATTACCTATCCCCAAAATAGGGTTTAACTAAGAATAAGGGACTCATGTTTTCCCCTCTGGTATTGGATTTCTTTGGGTTTGTGGTTTTGTGGTAATGGGTGTTTGATTCACTAGCAACTAGCCAGCAAGGTCTGTTGTGGTATTTTAATGGTGTTTAGCTGATTCTCATATGGGTGTGATCAGACTTGAGGATTTATGTGTATATTTCtgggattgggagatgctgccgaGCGAAGGTGCTTGGTAGCGGTGCCGACTGGCCGATCCGGCCGTTTATCTTGACAATCGACGGTTCGAATCTTAATCCGAGCACTTCATTTTTCTGTATTGCTTGAGTTCGATCGGTAAGTTCTCTTGTTACCGGTTCTTCGTTATCTTCCCCGGATTATAAACGAATGATCCTTTTTATTACTACATAAAATAAGAAATGGAGGTTTCTGTAAGTCATTGTGTGTAATTTCAATTAGATTGTTTATTCCATGATGGGATCTGTTTAATTTTtatattgtctattttcttccaaatctgGAAACTTATGGGGTCtgttctattttattttttattgtctattttcttcaaaatctggaaACTTATGGGGTCtgttctattttattttatttttgtttattttcttccaaatttgGAAAGATTGTTAAGAAATAAACTAATGCTTTCCATTTTAGTTTGATTGTGCTCCCCATTTAAAACCCTTGTTGAATTAAAAATGAGTTGGTTCCTTTTTGCTTGCCACTCTAGTGTATTTAATTTTCCATAATTTATTCCTTATGCACTTAATTGGTTGAATCTGGAAATTTCATATGCCAGCACACAcagtatgctctctctctctctctctctctctctctctctctctctctctctctctctctctctctctctctctctctctctctctctctccttcctgtTACCAAATGTGGAAAGACTACTAGGGCAATAAACCAATGCTTTCcagtttaatttaattattctcTCCCTTTACAAACCTTTTGCACTAACAATTAGGGAGTTGGATGTTGAATTTAATTCTTCTTTGATGTTTTTCCTTTTGCACTCAGTCTTTTTTAATTGTTGAAACTGCAGAATATgggaacctctctctctctctctctctctctctctctctctctctctctctgtgcaggTTGTAAAGTCTcctggttttgttttttttgcctttattttttgatgatcatgaagttattttttttttatcggaaaaAGTAAATTAATTGAACACTTGACTATGATAAGCTCGTTTTACTATTGATCATTCCCAAAATGTGGTTAAGAAAATTGGTattatgaaaattttgtttatatAAAGCTCCTAAAATTTTCAGGCAATTACTGTACTTACGAAAAGCCTATGataacaaaaaaagacaaaaacttaTGAAAGTACAATATTTTAGTATGTTTATGTTGGTCAATTATTGAATACTCCTATAATATCATGTGATACTCTCCGCAAATAAAAAAGATTGCCGTCACACAAAGCCCCTTGTCTTTTAACCACCTGCTAAAAGCGAATGGTAATGTGTCTACCACATGATTTGTCGCTAAGTAAATGATTAAGATCCTACCATATAGGTGAGGCCACATGGTATTCTGGGAAAGCTGAATAAATAATTACtcgtttatgttttttttttttttgatccgtaaTTACTCGTTTATGTTGGAGTCCTTTGATTGAAGAGACGATcgttattttaaattttagtggATCAAATGAATTCAGGACGTACTAGAGGAagagaataacaaaaaaaaaaaaaaaaaaattgttactttttttttgccaattaaaaaaaagaaaagagaatgaCGAATTCTCCATAAATAGatcttttacttttattttgtaGAAAAGCTTTCGTTGTGCAGATTAAAGTGTTTCTGCAATTGTCAGCGTTCATCGTT is a window encoding:
- the LOC131314828 gene encoding protein SPIRAL1-like 5 — translated: MSRGGSFGGGQSSLGYLFGSDEQKTPPPPSPSAVCIPPYGIETPPEKQPEKPSPPGKQSTDDVSDSNNYPRAQGQNSGNFITGRPSTKVKSVPGGDSSLGYLFGDQK